In one Macaca fascicularis isolate 582-1 chromosome 6, T2T-MFA8v1.1 genomic region, the following are encoded:
- the IRX4 gene encoding iroquois-class homeodomain protein IRX-4 isoform X3, translated as MRAWRQQPTTLMSRLWANTPMTEPVSRYGTMDSGTRRKNATRETTSTLKAWLQEHRKNPYPTKGEKIMLAIITKMTLTQVSTWFANARRRLKKENKMTWPPRNKCADEKRPYTEGEEEEGGEEEAREEPLKNSKNAEPVGKEEKELELSDLDDFDPLEADPPGCDLKPPFQSLDSGLERVPAAPDDRVKEASGALRMPLAAGGGAALDEDLERARSCLRSAAAGPEPLPGAEGSPQVCEAKLGFGPAGASAGLEAKPRIWSLAHTATAAAATALSQTEFPSCMLKRQGPAAPAAVSSASATSPSVAPARSGALDRHQDSPVTSLRNWVDGVFHDPILRHSTLNQAWATAKGALLDPGPLGRSLGAGANVLTAPLARAFPPAAPQDAPAAGAARELLALPKAGGKPFCA; from the exons ATGCGGGCCTGGCGCCAGCAGCCTACTACCCTTATGAGCCGGCTCTGGGCCAATACCCCTATGACAG AGCCTGTCTCCAGGTATGGAACCATGGACAGCGGCACGCGGCGCAAGAACGCCACGCGCGAGACCACCAGCACGCTCAAGGCCTGGCTGCAGGAGCACCGCAAGAACCCCTACCCCACCAAGGGCGAGAAGATCATGCTGGCCATCATCACCAAGATGACCCTCACGCAGGTCTCCACCTGGTTCGCCAACGCGCGCCGGCGCCTCAAGAAGGAGAACAAGATGACGTGGCCGCCGCGGAACAAGTGCGCAGACGAGAAGCGGCCCTATACGGAGggcgaggaggaggaggggggcgAGGAAGAGGCGCGGGAGGAGCCCCTAAAGAACTCCAAGAACGCAG AGCCCGTGGGCAAAGAGGAGAAGGAGCTGGAGCTTAGTGACTTGGATGACTTCGATCCGCTGGAAGCAGATCCCCCGGGGTGCGACCTGAAGCCGCCCTTCCAGTCCCTGGACAGCGGTCTGGAGCGCGTCCCCGCCGCGCCCGACGACCGGGTCAAGGAGGCCTCAGGCGCGCTCCGGATGCCTCTGGCCGCGGGTGGAGGAGCTGCTCTGGACGAGGACCTGGAGAGGGCCCGGAGCTGTCTCCGTAGCGCGGCGGCCGGGCCGGAGCCACTGCCGGGCGCAGAGGGCAGCCCACAGGTCTGCGAGGCCAAGCTGGGGTTTGGGCCGGCGGGGGCGTCGGCAGGCCTGGAGGCTAAGCCGCGCATCTGGTCCCTGGCCCACAcagccaccgccgccgccgccaccgccctGAGTCAGACTGAGTTTCCGTCGTGCATGCTCAAGCGCCAGGGTCCCGCTGCCCCTGCAGCTGTGTCCTCCGCGTCCGCCACGTCCCCGTCTGTGGCCCCTGCCCGCTCTGGTGCCCTGGACAGGCACCAGGACTCCCCGGTAACCAGTCTCAGAAACTGGGTGGACGGGGTCTTCCACGACCCCATCCTCAGGCACAGCACTTTGAACCAGGCCTGGGCCACCGCCAAGGGCGCCCTCCTGGACCCTGGGCCTCTGGGACGCTCGCTGGGGGCGGGCGCGAACGTGCTGACTGCACCCCTGGCCCGCGCCTTTCCGCCTGCCGCGCCCCAGGACGCCCCGGCTGCGGGCGCCGCCAGGGAGCTGCTCGCCCTGCCCAAGGCCGGCGGCAAACCCTTCTGCGCCTGA
- the IRX4 gene encoding iroquois-class homeodomain protein IRX-4 isoform X1: MSYPQFGYPYSSAPQFLMATNSLSTCCESSGRTLADSGPAASAQAPVYCPVYESRLLATARHELNSAAALGVYGGPYGGSQGYGNYVTYGSEASAFYSLNSFDSKDGSGSAHAGLAPAAYYPYEPALGQYPYDRAQRAQPEPIAEPVSRYGTMDSGTRRKNATRETTSTLKAWLQEHRKNPYPTKGEKIMLAIITKMTLTQVSTWFANARRRLKKENKMTWPPRNKCADEKRPYTEGEEEEGGEEEAREEPLKNSKNAEPVGKEEKELELSDLDDFDPLEADPPGCDLKPPFQSLDSGLERVPAAPDDRVKEASGALRMPLAAGGGAALDEDLERARSCLRSAAAGPEPLPGAEGSPQVCEAKLGFGPAGASAGLEAKPRIWSLAHTATAAAATALSQTEFPSCMLKRQGPAAPAAVSSASATSPSVAPARSGALDRHQDSPVTSLRNWVDGVFHDPILRHSTLNQAWATAKGALLDPGPLGRSLGAGANVLTAPLARAFPPAAPQDAPAAGAARELLALPKAGGKPFCA; this comes from the exons ATGTCCTACCCGCAGTTTGGATACCCCTACTCCTCGGCTCCCCAG TTCTTGATGGCCACCAACTCCCTGAGCACGTGCTGCGAGTCCAGCGGCCGCACGCTGGCGGACTCCGGGCCCGCCGCCTCGGCCCAAGCGCCGGTCTACTGCCCGGTCTACGAGAGCCGGCTGCTGGCCACCGCGCGCCACGAGCTCAACTCGGCTGCGGCGCTGGGCGTCTACGGGGGTCCCTATGGCGGGTCGCAGGGCTATGGCAACTACGTGACCTACGGCTCAGAGGCGTCCGCCTTCTACTCGCTG AACAGCTTTGACTCCAAGGACGGTTCGGGATCTGCGCATGCGGGCCTGGCGCCAGCAGCCTACTACCCTTATGAGCCGGCTCTGGGCCAATACCCCTATGACAG GGCCCAGAGGGCCCAGCCTGAGCCCATTGCAGAGCCTGTCTCCAGGTATGGAACCATGGACAGCGGCACGCGGCGCAAGAACGCCACGCGCGAGACCACCAGCACGCTCAAGGCCTGGCTGCAGGAGCACCGCAAGAACCCCTACCCCACCAAGGGCGAGAAGATCATGCTGGCCATCATCACCAAGATGACCCTCACGCAGGTCTCCACCTGGTTCGCCAACGCGCGCCGGCGCCTCAAGAAGGAGAACAAGATGACGTGGCCGCCGCGGAACAAGTGCGCAGACGAGAAGCGGCCCTATACGGAGggcgaggaggaggaggggggcgAGGAAGAGGCGCGGGAGGAGCCCCTAAAGAACTCCAAGAACGCAG AGCCCGTGGGCAAAGAGGAGAAGGAGCTGGAGCTTAGTGACTTGGATGACTTCGATCCGCTGGAAGCAGATCCCCCGGGGTGCGACCTGAAGCCGCCCTTCCAGTCCCTGGACAGCGGTCTGGAGCGCGTCCCCGCCGCGCCCGACGACCGGGTCAAGGAGGCCTCAGGCGCGCTCCGGATGCCTCTGGCCGCGGGTGGAGGAGCTGCTCTGGACGAGGACCTGGAGAGGGCCCGGAGCTGTCTCCGTAGCGCGGCGGCCGGGCCGGAGCCACTGCCGGGCGCAGAGGGCAGCCCACAGGTCTGCGAGGCCAAGCTGGGGTTTGGGCCGGCGGGGGCGTCGGCAGGCCTGGAGGCTAAGCCGCGCATCTGGTCCCTGGCCCACAcagccaccgccgccgccgccaccgccctGAGTCAGACTGAGTTTCCGTCGTGCATGCTCAAGCGCCAGGGTCCCGCTGCCCCTGCAGCTGTGTCCTCCGCGTCCGCCACGTCCCCGTCTGTGGCCCCTGCCCGCTCTGGTGCCCTGGACAGGCACCAGGACTCCCCGGTAACCAGTCTCAGAAACTGGGTGGACGGGGTCTTCCACGACCCCATCCTCAGGCACAGCACTTTGAACCAGGCCTGGGCCACCGCCAAGGGCGCCCTCCTGGACCCTGGGCCTCTGGGACGCTCGCTGGGGGCGGGCGCGAACGTGCTGACTGCACCCCTGGCCCGCGCCTTTCCGCCTGCCGCGCCCCAGGACGCCCCGGCTGCGGGCGCCGCCAGGGAGCTGCTCGCCCTGCCCAAGGCCGGCGGCAAACCCTTCTGCGCCTGA
- the IRX4 gene encoding iroquois-class homeodomain protein IRX-4 isoform X4 has translation MTWPPRNKCADEKRPYTEGEEEEGGEEEAREEPLKNSKNAEPVGKEEKELELSDLDDFDPLEADPPGCDLKPPFQSLDSGLERVPAAPDDRVKEASGALRMPLAAGGGAALDEDLERARSCLRSAAAGPEPLPGAEGSPQVCEAKLGFGPAGASAGLEAKPRIWSLAHTATAAAATALSQTEFPSCMLKRQGPAAPAAVSSASATSPSVAPARSGALDRHQDSPVTSLRNWVDGVFHDPILRHSTLNQAWATAKGALLDPGPLGRSLGAGANVLTAPLARAFPPAAPQDAPAAGAARELLALPKAGGKPFCA, from the exons ATGACGTGGCCGCCGCGGAACAAGTGCGCAGACGAGAAGCGGCCCTATACGGAGggcgaggaggaggaggggggcgAGGAAGAGGCGCGGGAGGAGCCCCTAAAGAACTCCAAGAACGCAG AGCCCGTGGGCAAAGAGGAGAAGGAGCTGGAGCTTAGTGACTTGGATGACTTCGATCCGCTGGAAGCAGATCCCCCGGGGTGCGACCTGAAGCCGCCCTTCCAGTCCCTGGACAGCGGTCTGGAGCGCGTCCCCGCCGCGCCCGACGACCGGGTCAAGGAGGCCTCAGGCGCGCTCCGGATGCCTCTGGCCGCGGGTGGAGGAGCTGCTCTGGACGAGGACCTGGAGAGGGCCCGGAGCTGTCTCCGTAGCGCGGCGGCCGGGCCGGAGCCACTGCCGGGCGCAGAGGGCAGCCCACAGGTCTGCGAGGCCAAGCTGGGGTTTGGGCCGGCGGGGGCGTCGGCAGGCCTGGAGGCTAAGCCGCGCATCTGGTCCCTGGCCCACAcagccaccgccgccgccgccaccgccctGAGTCAGACTGAGTTTCCGTCGTGCATGCTCAAGCGCCAGGGTCCCGCTGCCCCTGCAGCTGTGTCCTCCGCGTCCGCCACGTCCCCGTCTGTGGCCCCTGCCCGCTCTGGTGCCCTGGACAGGCACCAGGACTCCCCGGTAACCAGTCTCAGAAACTGGGTGGACGGGGTCTTCCACGACCCCATCCTCAGGCACAGCACTTTGAACCAGGCCTGGGCCACCGCCAAGGGCGCCCTCCTGGACCCTGGGCCTCTGGGACGCTCGCTGGGGGCGGGCGCGAACGTGCTGACTGCACCCCTGGCCCGCGCCTTTCCGCCTGCCGCGCCCCAGGACGCCCCGGCTGCGGGCGCCGCCAGGGAGCTGCTCGCCCTGCCCAAGGCCGGCGGCAAACCCTTCTGCGCCTGA
- the IRX4 gene encoding iroquois-class homeodomain protein IRX-4 isoform X2, with protein sequence MSYPQFGYPYSSAPQFLMATNSLSTCCESSGRTLADSGPAASAQAPVYCPVYESRLLATARHELNSAAALGVYGGPYGGSQGYGNYVTYGSEASAFYSLNSFDSKDGSGSAHAGLAPAAYYPYEPALGQYPYDRYGTMDSGTRRKNATRETTSTLKAWLQEHRKNPYPTKGEKIMLAIITKMTLTQVSTWFANARRRLKKENKMTWPPRNKCADEKRPYTEGEEEEGGEEEAREEPLKNSKNAEPVGKEEKELELSDLDDFDPLEADPPGCDLKPPFQSLDSGLERVPAAPDDRVKEASGALRMPLAAGGGAALDEDLERARSCLRSAAAGPEPLPGAEGSPQVCEAKLGFGPAGASAGLEAKPRIWSLAHTATAAAATALSQTEFPSCMLKRQGPAAPAAVSSASATSPSVAPARSGALDRHQDSPVTSLRNWVDGVFHDPILRHSTLNQAWATAKGALLDPGPLGRSLGAGANVLTAPLARAFPPAAPQDAPAAGAARELLALPKAGGKPFCA encoded by the exons ATGTCCTACCCGCAGTTTGGATACCCCTACTCCTCGGCTCCCCAG TTCTTGATGGCCACCAACTCCCTGAGCACGTGCTGCGAGTCCAGCGGCCGCACGCTGGCGGACTCCGGGCCCGCCGCCTCGGCCCAAGCGCCGGTCTACTGCCCGGTCTACGAGAGCCGGCTGCTGGCCACCGCGCGCCACGAGCTCAACTCGGCTGCGGCGCTGGGCGTCTACGGGGGTCCCTATGGCGGGTCGCAGGGCTATGGCAACTACGTGACCTACGGCTCAGAGGCGTCCGCCTTCTACTCGCTG AACAGCTTTGACTCCAAGGACGGTTCGGGATCTGCGCATGCGGGCCTGGCGCCAGCAGCCTACTACCCTTATGAGCCGGCTCTGGGCCAATACCCCTATGACAG GTATGGAACCATGGACAGCGGCACGCGGCGCAAGAACGCCACGCGCGAGACCACCAGCACGCTCAAGGCCTGGCTGCAGGAGCACCGCAAGAACCCCTACCCCACCAAGGGCGAGAAGATCATGCTGGCCATCATCACCAAGATGACCCTCACGCAGGTCTCCACCTGGTTCGCCAACGCGCGCCGGCGCCTCAAGAAGGAGAACAAGATGACGTGGCCGCCGCGGAACAAGTGCGCAGACGAGAAGCGGCCCTATACGGAGggcgaggaggaggaggggggcgAGGAAGAGGCGCGGGAGGAGCCCCTAAAGAACTCCAAGAACGCAG AGCCCGTGGGCAAAGAGGAGAAGGAGCTGGAGCTTAGTGACTTGGATGACTTCGATCCGCTGGAAGCAGATCCCCCGGGGTGCGACCTGAAGCCGCCCTTCCAGTCCCTGGACAGCGGTCTGGAGCGCGTCCCCGCCGCGCCCGACGACCGGGTCAAGGAGGCCTCAGGCGCGCTCCGGATGCCTCTGGCCGCGGGTGGAGGAGCTGCTCTGGACGAGGACCTGGAGAGGGCCCGGAGCTGTCTCCGTAGCGCGGCGGCCGGGCCGGAGCCACTGCCGGGCGCAGAGGGCAGCCCACAGGTCTGCGAGGCCAAGCTGGGGTTTGGGCCGGCGGGGGCGTCGGCAGGCCTGGAGGCTAAGCCGCGCATCTGGTCCCTGGCCCACAcagccaccgccgccgccgccaccgccctGAGTCAGACTGAGTTTCCGTCGTGCATGCTCAAGCGCCAGGGTCCCGCTGCCCCTGCAGCTGTGTCCTCCGCGTCCGCCACGTCCCCGTCTGTGGCCCCTGCCCGCTCTGGTGCCCTGGACAGGCACCAGGACTCCCCGGTAACCAGTCTCAGAAACTGGGTGGACGGGGTCTTCCACGACCCCATCCTCAGGCACAGCACTTTGAACCAGGCCTGGGCCACCGCCAAGGGCGCCCTCCTGGACCCTGGGCCTCTGGGACGCTCGCTGGGGGCGGGCGCGAACGTGCTGACTGCACCCCTGGCCCGCGCCTTTCCGCCTGCCGCGCCCCAGGACGCCCCGGCTGCGGGCGCCGCCAGGGAGCTGCTCGCCCTGCCCAAGGCCGGCGGCAAACCCTTCTGCGCCTGA